One window from the genome of Dyadobacter sp. CECT 9275 encodes:
- a CDS encoding RagB/SusD family nutrient uptake outer membrane protein, translated as MKRKIYISILFAGLLSSCSQDFLELSPESSITDGTFFKEQSHFEQALVGAYAALRGIKGSRSAYVMGEMRSDNTFYEYNSTDRGVQYINMELADGFLDDASSNVTNEMYNNAYSVISRANSIITNIPNITLAQDVSDRILGEARFIRALAYFDLVRFYGGLPLYLDQVKGVEDAYLERSTVEQVYAAIEDDLTFAAEKLANPTFPQVGKATKGAAKMLLSDVYITQKKYPLAETQLRDIMGMGYDLLPDYGDVFELGNKNSKESIFEIQYQQGNQGQNSAMVYAFLPITDNASMLTGTVGRVSAGGWNVPTQEMVNTYEAGDQRLPNSISIIEGTGPVGALVIDAVKSPVGYVPTPGKRSYRFINKYLHPHSLINNTDDNVPVYRFSEALLAMAETLNEQDKGAQALEYLNRVRKRAGLAAVTVTAKEQLRAIILHERRVELAFENKRWFDLLRTGQAIDVMTKNGEYLKALYPNLPANSYKLTADRLLFPIPLREIQIAKLQQNPGY; from the coding sequence ATGAAACGGAAAATATATATATCCATTTTATTCGCCGGGCTGCTGTCGTCCTGCTCCCAGGATTTTTTGGAGCTCTCTCCTGAAAGTTCCATCACGGACGGGACCTTTTTTAAAGAGCAATCCCATTTTGAACAGGCGCTGGTGGGTGCCTATGCCGCGCTGAGAGGGATCAAAGGTTCGCGCTCTGCTTATGTAATGGGCGAAATGAGATCTGACAATACTTTTTATGAGTACAACAGTACCGACAGAGGTGTACAGTATATCAACATGGAACTGGCCGACGGCTTTCTGGATGATGCTTCCAGCAACGTAACCAACGAGATGTACAATAACGCTTATTCGGTCATATCCCGTGCCAACAGCATTATTACCAATATCCCGAATATTACCCTGGCACAGGATGTGTCGGATCGGATCCTGGGCGAGGCACGGTTTATCCGTGCGCTGGCCTATTTCGACCTGGTACGGTTTTATGGTGGGTTGCCGCTCTATCTTGACCAGGTGAAAGGTGTGGAAGACGCTTACCTGGAGCGTTCAACGGTGGAGCAGGTGTACGCTGCCATTGAAGACGATCTGACCTTTGCCGCTGAGAAACTCGCTAACCCTACTTTTCCGCAGGTTGGCAAAGCAACAAAAGGAGCAGCCAAGATGCTGTTAAGTGATGTATATATCACCCAGAAAAAATACCCTTTGGCCGAAACTCAGCTCAGGGATATCATGGGCATGGGTTACGACCTGCTCCCAGATTATGGTGATGTGTTTGAGCTGGGTAACAAAAACAGCAAGGAATCTATTTTTGAAATTCAGTACCAACAGGGAAACCAGGGACAGAACAGCGCTATGGTTTACGCCTTTCTGCCCATCACAGACAACGCCAGTATGCTCACCGGCACAGTAGGGCGCGTTTCTGCCGGCGGCTGGAATGTACCCACGCAGGAAATGGTGAACACCTACGAAGCGGGAGATCAGCGGCTTCCTAACTCCATCAGTATTATTGAAGGCACCGGCCCGGTGGGAGCACTGGTGATTGATGCAGTGAAAAGCCCGGTGGGTTATGTACCCACTCCCGGGAAACGGAGCTATCGGTTTATCAATAAATATCTGCATCCGCATAGCCTTATTAACAATACTGATGACAATGTTCCGGTATATCGGTTTTCCGAAGCGCTTTTGGCTATGGCGGAAACACTCAATGAGCAGGATAAAGGAGCGCAGGCACTGGAGTATCTTAATCGGGTGAGAAAGAGAGCCGGACTGGCGGCTGTCACCGTTACTGCCAAGGAGCAGCTCCGTGCCATTATCCTGCATGAGAGAAGGGTGGAACTGGCCTTTGAAAACAAAAGATGGTTTGACCTGCTGAGAACCGGCCAGGCCATTGACGTGATGACAAAAAATGGAGAATACCTGAAAGCGTTATACCCGAATCTTCCGGCGAACAGTTACAAACTCACTGCCGACCGACTCTTATTTCCGATCCCGCTGAGGGAAATACAAATTGCAAAACTTCAGCAGAATCCTGGTTATTAG
- a CDS encoding family 78 glycoside hydrolase catalytic domain produces MKYRKNILLTLFLLSLYLPALAQIHVSEALCDNRLNAAGVNPADMFFSWEMKSPRQAVTQSAYQLVIASSPAKLKAGQFDVFNSGTVKSEQSIQIRYHGKNLKPAETYFWKVRVWDNRSQQSGWSDTQHFTTGIFTEGDWKNALWIGYEDMPDTERVVPFVHGKMKAGNSRIIKNAISPLLRKEFKVSKKVQKALLFISGLGHYEASINGGKIGKAFLSPGWTSYDKTILYNTYDISGQLREGNNTIGVILGNGFYNISQERYVKGTGAFGKPKMIAMLKISYTDGSQAYVVSDQSWKTAPSPVTFNTIYGGEDYDARLEQKGWDSNSFAGNNWKEAVLVRKPKGKLSPEIDYPVVLQDSLSVKKKTVTGTNTSVYDFGQNVSGIPRLTVKGKAGQTIRLIPAELLDANGSVSQADGVTPHTYSYTLKGNGPETWQPRFSYFAVRYVQVEGAATTAGDQSLPEITELKLLHNRNAAPSNGTFACSNELFNRIHTFIDWAIKSNIQSYITDNPQREKLSWQGEQNFMRTAINYNYNSYNLYRSLIQNMADAQHESGLVPDIAPEYIKFEGPFVDSPEWGTTAILDTWFLYQFYGDTTMIGKTYGMMTSYARHLEKQASGNLLNYGLGDWLDIGNVTPKGITATAYYFHAIDALGQMAALTGKVQDAAYYSQLAGNIKAAFNQKYFDTHRKIYATGSQTAMAMPLSMGLVEEQYKKEVLGNLVKNIKESDGNRLTAGDVGHKFLVEALYENGHPETLFAMTNRDDVPGYGYLLKKGATALVETWDGKSSQNQLAMGHILEWFHGGIAGISQSANSVAFKHIKICPQPVGDITWANGSFHSPYGWIKTSWTKTSGVLTLTVDIPVNTNATVYVPSQASSRISVNGKKIADFKWKDGHALLELGSGRYNIKAE; encoded by the coding sequence ATGAAGTACAGAAAAAACATTTTGCTGACGTTGTTCCTGCTGAGCTTATATCTGCCTGCCCTGGCTCAGATACATGTCTCGGAAGCATTATGTGATAACAGGTTAAATGCTGCCGGAGTGAATCCTGCAGATATGTTTTTCTCCTGGGAGATGAAATCTCCGCGGCAGGCTGTAACGCAGTCGGCGTACCAGCTGGTGATCGCGTCTTCTCCAGCCAAGTTAAAAGCAGGGCAGTTTGATGTTTTCAATTCCGGCACTGTAAAAAGTGAGCAGAGTATCCAGATTCGCTATCATGGTAAAAACCTGAAACCAGCTGAAACCTATTTCTGGAAAGTGCGGGTATGGGACAACCGCAGTCAGCAGTCGGGATGGAGTGACACGCAACATTTCACTACCGGAATATTTACAGAAGGAGATTGGAAAAATGCCCTATGGATTGGATATGAAGACATGCCGGATACGGAGCGGGTTGTGCCTTTTGTGCACGGCAAGATGAAAGCGGGCAACAGCAGGATCATCAAAAATGCCATTTCTCCGTTGCTCCGAAAAGAATTTAAAGTCAGCAAAAAAGTACAGAAAGCCCTCCTTTTTATCAGTGGATTAGGCCATTATGAGGCCAGTATCAATGGCGGAAAGATAGGCAAGGCATTTTTGTCTCCTGGCTGGACCAGTTATGACAAAACCATATTGTACAATACCTACGACATCAGCGGCCAGCTTCGCGAGGGGAATAATACGATTGGTGTAATACTGGGGAACGGTTTTTACAATATCTCTCAGGAACGTTATGTCAAAGGTACCGGGGCATTTGGCAAACCGAAAATGATAGCGATGCTGAAAATATCCTACACAGATGGCAGCCAGGCGTATGTTGTTTCGGATCAAAGCTGGAAAACGGCTCCTTCGCCGGTTACCTTCAATACCATTTACGGGGGAGAAGATTATGACGCACGTCTTGAACAAAAGGGCTGGGACAGTAATTCATTTGCCGGGAATAACTGGAAAGAAGCCGTTCTGGTGCGTAAACCCAAAGGAAAACTGTCGCCGGAGATTGACTACCCGGTAGTATTGCAGGATTCGTTAAGCGTAAAGAAAAAAACGGTTACGGGAACGAATACATCGGTCTATGATTTTGGTCAGAATGTTTCGGGTATTCCGCGGTTAACGGTGAAAGGCAAAGCCGGACAGACCATCAGGCTCATCCCGGCCGAATTGCTGGATGCCAATGGCAGCGTGAGCCAGGCAGATGGGGTAACCCCTCATACGTATTCCTATACCTTAAAAGGAAACGGGCCCGAAACCTGGCAGCCCCGGTTTAGCTACTTTGCGGTACGCTATGTACAGGTAGAAGGTGCAGCTACTACGGCGGGAGACCAGTCCCTGCCTGAGATCACCGAGCTCAAATTGCTGCATAACCGGAACGCCGCTCCCTCAAATGGGACCTTTGCCTGTTCAAACGAGCTCTTCAACCGAATACATACCTTCATTGACTGGGCCATCAAAAGCAATATCCAAAGTTACATTACGGATAATCCGCAAAGAGAGAAGTTAAGCTGGCAGGGTGAACAGAATTTTATGCGCACCGCCATTAATTACAATTACAATAGCTACAACCTGTACCGCAGCCTCATACAGAACATGGCCGATGCCCAACATGAAAGCGGACTGGTACCTGATATTGCACCTGAGTACATAAAATTTGAAGGACCTTTTGTCGACTCACCCGAATGGGGTACTACGGCCATTCTGGATACCTGGTTTTTGTATCAGTTCTATGGCGATACTACCATGATAGGCAAAACCTATGGCATGATGACCAGCTACGCCCGCCACCTGGAAAAGCAGGCCAGCGGAAACCTGTTAAACTATGGTCTGGGGGACTGGCTTGACATCGGCAATGTAACGCCCAAAGGCATCACGGCAACGGCCTATTATTTCCATGCGATCGACGCACTCGGCCAAATGGCTGCACTCACGGGAAAAGTACAGGATGCTGCTTATTACAGCCAGCTGGCCGGGAATATAAAGGCTGCCTTTAATCAAAAGTATTTCGATACCCACAGGAAAATTTATGCCACCGGTAGCCAGACTGCCATGGCAATGCCTTTGAGTATGGGGCTTGTGGAGGAACAGTATAAAAAAGAGGTGCTTGGCAATCTTGTGAAAAACATAAAAGAATCGGATGGCAACCGGCTGACGGCCGGTGATGTGGGACATAAGTTTTTGGTAGAGGCCCTTTATGAAAATGGCCATCCTGAAACACTTTTTGCCATGACCAACCGGGACGATGTACCTGGCTACGGATACCTGTTGAAAAAAGGCGCTACGGCGCTTGTGGAAACCTGGGACGGCAAATCTTCCCAAAATCAGCTGGCGATGGGACATATCCTTGAATGGTTTCACGGGGGTATTGCCGGTATATCGCAGTCCGCCAACTCGGTTGCTTTCAAACACATTAAAATTTGTCCCCAGCCAGTAGGTGACATTACCTGGGCCAACGGCAGCTTTCATTCGCCTTATGGATGGATAAAAACCAGCTGGACAAAAACATCAGGAGTATTGACCCTGACCGTAGATATTCCTGTCAACACCAATGCCACAGTATATGTACCGTCGCAGGCTTCGTCGCGGATTTCTGTTAACGGGAAGAAAATTGCGGATTTTAAATGGAAGGATGGCCACGCTTTACTGGAACTGGGGTCGGGGCGATACAATATAAAGGCAGAGTAA
- a CDS encoding SDR family NAD(P)-dependent oxidoreductase → MRGLKDKVAIITGGIGDLGYATAKRLFEEGCKVALFDLKQSDAGLAKAIDALYIQVDISNEEAVKLACERVENELGPAQVLVNTAATFIFKGVDATEEDWQKINSVNIVGTSFVTRYTVPQMIKKGGGSIINFSSVSGFVGQRNFATYNATKFAIRGLTKCWAYDLAEHGIRVNTLCPGYIYTSAFVNSCKVLNLDIEEENKRASEMHLLNRQGQPEEVAAAAAFLASDDSSFITGSDLLVDGGYLAK, encoded by the coding sequence ATGAGAGGATTAAAAGATAAGGTGGCAATCATTACCGGCGGGATCGGCGATCTGGGATATGCCACCGCGAAACGTTTGTTTGAAGAAGGCTGTAAAGTTGCATTGTTCGATCTGAAACAAAGTGATGCCGGTTTGGCAAAAGCGATTGATGCCCTTTATATCCAGGTGGATATCAGCAATGAGGAGGCCGTGAAACTTGCCTGCGAAAGAGTGGAAAACGAGCTTGGTCCGGCTCAGGTTTTGGTCAATACCGCTGCCACTTTTATTTTCAAAGGCGTTGACGCAACCGAAGAGGACTGGCAAAAGATCAATAGCGTCAACATCGTCGGCACATCCTTTGTAACAAGGTATACGGTACCTCAAATGATAAAAAAAGGAGGCGGAAGTATCATCAACTTCTCATCGGTGAGCGGGTTTGTAGGGCAGCGGAATTTTGCAACCTACAACGCGACCAAGTTTGCAATCCGTGGATTGACCAAATGCTGGGCTTATGATCTGGCAGAGCACGGTATCAGGGTGAATACGCTATGCCCTGGGTATATCTATACCAGCGCCTTTGTTAATTCGTGCAAAGTACTCAACCTGGATATTGAAGAAGAAAACAAACGGGCCTCAGAAATGCATCTGCTGAACCGGCAGGGGCAGCCCGAAGAAGTAGCCGCAGCAGCCGCTTTTCTTGCCAGTGACGATTCCTCATTCATTACCGGCAGCGATTTATTAGTAGATGGTGGATATTTAGCCAAATAA
- a CDS encoding cyclase family protein: MKLVDLSHPMEHGQQTFPSDPKLSIVSHGTVRTLKYNISQIVMSSHQGTHLDAMYHFLEDGKTLDQMPLDWFYGTAHILRLPKGAREEIVVEDFLPYENLLVPGAKIIYETGWFKHFGEDNFFDDFPSLTQEASTYLAGRDIRMLGMDTPTPSRDWYEVHHILLGKEIVIVESLTNLDQVPDEFTFMGFPLNLKGRDGSPIRAVAQF, translated from the coding sequence ATGAAACTCGTAGATCTTTCACACCCCATGGAGCACGGTCAGCAGACCTTCCCTTCGGACCCCAAGCTTAGTATCGTATCCCATGGTACGGTCAGAACACTGAAATACAATATCAGCCAGATCGTCATGAGCTCACACCAGGGCACCCATCTGGACGCGATGTATCATTTCCTGGAGGATGGCAAAACACTGGATCAGATGCCCCTCGACTGGTTTTATGGTACCGCACATATCTTACGTTTACCCAAAGGTGCCCGGGAAGAAATAGTGGTGGAGGACTTTCTGCCCTACGAAAATTTACTCGTTCCCGGAGCAAAGATCATTTACGAAACCGGCTGGTTTAAACATTTCGGAGAGGATAATTTCTTCGATGACTTCCCATCCCTGACGCAGGAAGCAAGTACCTACCTGGCAGGCAGGGACATCCGGATGCTGGGAATGGATACCCCCACACCCAGCCGCGACTGGTACGAAGTACATCATATACTCCTCGGAAAAGAAATCGTGATTGTAGAAAGTCTGACGAATCTGGACCAGGTACCCGACGAGTTTACATTTATGGGTTTTCCACTTAACCTCAAAGGCCGGGACGGCTCACCGATCAGAGCGGTTGCTCAATTCTAA